In the genome of Triticum urartu cultivar G1812 chromosome 5, Tu2.1, whole genome shotgun sequence, one region contains:
- the LOC125510056 gene encoding flowering time control protein FPA, translating to MSSEPTPAGPSEASSPPKESEPSGSAAAAAPAAAPGAAHETNALWVGNLPAHAGEDDVMAAFAPHEALDCAVTRAGSRSYAFVLFRSVAESRAALEALRGSKVKGAFIRVEFARPARAVRNLWVGGISPSISKQEVEEEFHKFGKIEGVAFSHDQTSAYIDFEKLEDAISAHRALNGAYLGGKELCVDFQRSRGRAERSEAGNFNSRGSLPPGEIGVGHAKGSAGVRMREAKNPTNVLWVGLPNTHKVNEEALRRAMAAHGVVTNIKVFPERQYAFVEFATIEGASNAKNLLDGRLFNDTRIHVLFSSSGLAPSKLDSLTPPAGFPRSEMYNDSPYAAPDYFGAGRSSHGTSQGYDPRRGRSRYLDYGAMPITGGILPAPEAGSSLLTGHSGHNALDPREAKRVRLDAGMDPYHVRAGSEGLQPVADESFSSVIRIQGTVHQTSSLGHFWRGSIAKGGSPVCRARCLPIRRGIEIPLPDIVNISARTGLDMLAKHYGDASGFEIVFFLPDSEDDFVSYTEFLRYLGSKSRAGVVKVDAGTTLFLVPPSDFLTNVLQVDGPERLYGVVLHIPQMSNAAVQRPVLTGPESQAYYDGGDTMLAMQRNYNMGSVNSNHHQDADYRGSLREEAVQSGVSSFPMSQIAGQQGQSLKPDIMATLAKLMPNVQSTVPANSQVGNLQQSGQQFGRQAPASYGGMVGAQEQHPIHTAYNPEVTLSLPPPPPLPTQGPVSALPTQQQYQPEHYYAPQNNYGSLGTVSQSNFQSSNTNLPVPPPHQMNDGPLAANNQMGNLAQLHQSTSFPTDRVNSDFSSQVQQQQNVASGSAQATEEADKNKKYQATLQFAHNLLLQLQRGSGNQS from the exons ATGTCGTCGGAGCCGACGCCCGCGGGGCCCTCCGAGGCCTCCAGCCCGCCGAAGGAGTCGGAGCCCTCCGGCtccgcggccgccgccgcccccgccgccgcgccaGGGGCCGCCCACGAGACGAACGCGCTGTGGGTCGGCAACCTGCCCGCGCACGCGGGCGAGGACGACGTCATGGCGGCCTTCGCCCCGCACGAGGCGCTAGACTGCGCCGTCACGCGCGCCGGCTCCCGCAGCTACGCGTTCGTCCTCTTCCGCTCCGTCGCCGAGTCCCGGGCCGCCCTCGAGGCGCTCCGCGGGTCCAAGGTCAAGGGCGCCTTCATCCGGGTCGAGTTCGCCCGGCCG GCTAGAGCTGTTAGGAACCTATGGGTTGGAGGAATTAGTCCGTCTATTTCAAAGCAGGAGGTAGAGGAGGAGTTTCATAAGTTTGGGAAGATTGAAGGTGTTGCATTCTCCCATGATCAAACTTCTGCATACATCGACTTTGAGAAGCTGGAAGATGCCATTTCTGCCCATAGAGCCTTGAATGGGGCATATTTAGGGGGCAAGGAATTATGTGTTGATTTCCAGAGGTCCAGAGGCAGAGCG GAACGGTCGGAAGCAGGCAACTTCAACAGTAGAGGATCATTGCCACCCGGTGAAATTGGAGTTGGACATGCAAAG GGTTCTGCTGGAGTACGAATGAGAGAGGCGAAAAATCCTACCAATGTTCTCTGGGTGGGTTTACCCAATACACATAAAGTTAATGAGGAGGCACTAAGGCGGGCTATGGCAGCACATGGTGTGGTTACAAACATCAAGGTTTTTCCAGAAAGGCAGTATGCTTTTGTGGAGTTTGCAACCATTGAAGGAGCTTCTAATGCTAAGAATCTTCTAGATGGGCGTCTTTTCAATGATACAAGGATTCATGTTCTTTTCTCCAGCAGTGGGCTTGCACCCAGTAAACTTGATAGCCTAACACCGCCTGCTGGGTTCCCTAGATCAGAGATGTACAATGATAGTCCATATGCCGCACCTGATTATTTTGGTGCTGGTCGCAGTAGTCATGGCACATCACAAGGGTATGATCCTCGACGTGGAAGATCAAGATACTTGGACTATGGTGCAATGCCAATCACTGGTGGTATCCTTCCAGCACCTGAAGCTGGCTCATCTTTGTTGACTGGACATTCTGGTCATAATGCGCTTGATCCGAGAGAAGCCAAAAGGGTGAGGTTGGATGCTGGCATGGACCCTTACCATGTAAGGGCAGGCAGTGAGGGTCTTCAGCCAGTTGCTGATGAGAGCTTTAGCTCTGTTATTCGGATCCAGGGCACGGTACACCAAACGTCATCCCTTGGGCACTTCTGGCGTGGCAGTATTGCCAAAGGTGGATCTCCTGTTTGTCGTGCTCGCTGCTTGCCTATAAGGAGGGGCATTGAGATACCTTT GCCGGACATTGTTAATATCTCCGCTAGAACAGGATTAGATATGCTGGCAAAACACTATGGAGATGCTTCGGGTTTTGAAATTGTCTTCTTCTTACCAGACAGTGAAGATGATTTTGTGTCTTACACTGAATTTCTGCGGTACTTGGGCTCAAAAAGTCGCGCAGGGGTTGTTAAAGTTGATGCAGGAACCACTTTGTTTTTGGTCCCGCCATCTGATTTCCTGACGAATGTTCTGCAAGTTGATGGTCCAGAGCGCCTTTATGGCGTGGTACTGCACATTCCACAGATGTCCAATGCTGCTGTCCAGAGACCTGTACTGACTGGACCAGAGTCACAAGCTTATTATGATGGTGGTGATACCATGCTAGCGATGCAAAGAAATTACAATATGGGCTCTGTTAATAGCAACCATCATCAGGATGCTGATTATCGGGGATCTTTACGTGAGGAAGCAGTTCAGTCAGGTGTATCAAGCTTTCCCATGAGCCAAATAGCAGGACAGCAAGGACAGTCACTCAAGCCTGATATTATGGCCACATTAGCTAAACTTATGCCAAATGTGCAGTCAACAGTTCCAGCAAATAGTCAG GTGGGTAATCTTCAGCAATCGGGTCAGCAGTTCGGCAGGCAAGCTCCAGCAAGCTATGGGGGCATGGTCGGTGCTCAGGAGCAGCACCCAATACATACTGCTTACAACCCTGAGGTTACCTTAagcttgcctccaccacctcctctcCCTACACAAGGACCCGTGTCTGCTCTCCCTACACAGCAGCAGTATCAACCAGAACACTATTACGCTCCTCAAAACAATTACGGTTCCTTAGGAACAGTTAGCCAGTCTAACTTCCAGTCCAGCAATACCAACCTACCAGTCCCTCCCCCACACCAAATGAATGATGGACCATTGGCAGCAAATAACCAGATGGGGAATTTGGCACAGCTCCATCAGTCAACGTCATTCCCCACTGATAGGGTAAACTCGGATTTCTCCTCTCAGGTACAACAGCAACAAAATGTTGCTTCTGGTTCTGCTCAAGCTACTGAAGAGGCGGATAAGAACAAGAAGTACCAGGCAACGCTCCAGTTTGCTCACAATTTACTGCTGCAGCTACAACGTGGATCTGGAAACCAATCTTGA